In a genomic window of Priestia filamentosa:
- a CDS encoding ABC transporter ATP-binding protein yields MSFFTMDKVKKVFMNGELKEEILKGIDLSLQEGEITALVGASGSGKSTLLTIAAGLQSASGGDIIFEGENINTMNLEQIRKIRAHKFGFVFQFAHLVPFLTVEEQLLLMLNISESKLKKFEQKREIDRILRLVEMNRRKYAYPSSLSGGEKQRVAIARAIIHKPKVLFADEPTASLDSKRSQDVMSLIRDLTKTLNITTLMVTHDEEMLSYADHIIKMNDGVILHNEDLTPKL; encoded by the coding sequence ATGAGTTTTTTTACAATGGATAAAGTTAAAAAAGTCTTCATGAATGGAGAGTTAAAGGAAGAAATATTAAAAGGAATCGATCTTTCCCTTCAAGAAGGAGAGATTACAGCGTTAGTAGGGGCTTCAGGATCTGGTAAAAGTACACTGCTAACCATAGCAGCAGGACTTCAGTCTGCCTCCGGTGGTGATATAATATTTGAGGGGGAAAATATAAATACTATGAACCTGGAACAAATTCGAAAAATACGGGCTCATAAGTTCGGCTTTGTTTTTCAATTTGCCCATCTTGTTCCATTTCTCACAGTAGAAGAACAGTTATTGCTGATGCTAAATATTTCGGAATCCAAATTAAAGAAATTTGAACAGAAGAGAGAAATTGATCGGATTTTAAGATTGGTGGAAATGAATCGTCGAAAGTATGCCTATCCGTCTTCATTATCTGGTGGAGAGAAACAAAGGGTCGCCATTGCTCGTGCAATCATTCATAAGCCTAAAGTGCTGTTCGCTGATGAACCAACGGCAAGTCTAGATTCAAAAAGGTCTCAAGATGTTATGTCACTCATACGGGATTTGACGAAGACCTTGAACATTACGACTCTAATGGTTACGCATGATGAAGAAATGCTTTCTTATGCGGATCATATCATTAAAATGAATGATGGTGTAATTTTGCATAATGAAGATTTAACCCCTAAACTCTAG
- a CDS encoding ABC transporter permease: MNLAWKEIKKSKLRFLILGSIVFLISLLTFIISGLANGLSQDNAALIKDLPNGQFYMNKDAEETYNLSKIDSRIQDKMLNQHKDATALSIQMGFLNDQNDKQQSVAFVTSTNSKLFKNVKDGEVILDQSMKDKGIKVGDVLTTNQFSGEFVVKGFVDQKKFSHAPVAFINIENYKEMYRVNEMQLIFIPGKDTEQKVDGLQSFSKKDFLNTIASYSAEQMSLNMIVWFLVVISGMLFAIFFYMMNIQKMGLYGILKAIGVKTSALFKMMWTQMLFITVIALGVSIILSQVFNRMAPEGMPFSLSLATTVQLSIVFLIIGFIGATLSGIQIKKVEPLQAIQQGEV, from the coding sequence ATGAACCTTGCATGGAAAGAGATTAAAAAAAGTAAATTAAGATTTTTAATTTTAGGATCTATCGTTTTTCTTATTAGCCTATTAACGTTTATTATTTCTGGTTTAGCAAATGGGTTATCACAAGACAATGCCGCATTAATTAAAGATTTACCAAACGGACAATTTTATATGAATAAGGATGCAGAGGAAACCTATAATTTATCCAAAATAGATAGCAGGATACAAGATAAAATGTTAAACCAACACAAAGATGCTACAGCATTGTCTATTCAAATGGGATTTTTGAATGATCAAAATGACAAACAACAAAGTGTGGCTTTTGTCACCTCGACTAATTCAAAGCTTTTTAAAAACGTCAAAGATGGGGAAGTCATACTCGACCAATCAATGAAAGATAAAGGAATTAAAGTGGGGGATGTTTTAACAACTAATCAGTTTAGTGGTGAATTTGTTGTCAAAGGTTTTGTGGATCAAAAAAAATTCAGTCACGCCCCCGTTGCTTTTATTAATATAGAGAACTACAAAGAAATGTACAGAGTGAATGAAATGCAATTGATTTTCATACCTGGAAAGGACACAGAGCAGAAAGTAGATGGATTGCAATCATTTTCAAAGAAGGATTTTCTGAATACCATTGCGAGTTATAGCGCAGAACAGATGTCTTTAAATATGATTGTTTGGTTTTTAGTGGTCATTAGTGGAATGTTGTTCGCTATCTTCTTCTACATGATGAACATTCAAAAAATGGGTCTATACGGGATTTTGAAAGCCATTGGTGTAAAAACAAGCGCGTTGTTTAAAATGATGTGGACTCAAATGCTGTTTATTACAGTCATTGCACTTGGTGTATCTATTATACTCAGTCAAGTTTTTAATAGGATGGCACCTGAAGGAATGCCTTTTAGTTTGTCTCTTGCCACAACCGTGCAGTTATCCATCGTCTTTCTGATTATCGGCTTTATTGGAGCTACCCTTTCAGGGATACAAATTAAAAAGGTCGAACCATTACAAGCAATTCAACAAGGAGAAGTTTAA